From Pseudomonas putida, one genomic window encodes:
- a CDS encoding RnfABCDGE type electron transport complex subunit G, which translates to MRRPVRSVLILLVVAGLALASTLAWQRWTRAPIAEAEKQFYARRFLSVLAPQSYDNQPLSNAVSLPAEQPPHSRIMAAYRAERGTSPVAIVLISQVQGYAAPIRLTIAISAQGRLIGTQVIEQQESPGLGGRINDPQVNWLGQFANRRLEDRWAIKRDQGDFDQLAGATVTSRAVIQAQQEALRYFDQHRARLLGTLNHD; encoded by the coding sequence ATGAGGCGACCCGTGCGCAGTGTATTGATACTGCTGGTAGTGGCCGGCCTGGCACTGGCGAGCACGCTGGCCTGGCAACGCTGGACCCGCGCGCCCATCGCCGAGGCCGAGAAACAATTTTACGCACGCAGGTTCCTCTCGGTGCTGGCACCGCAGAGCTATGACAACCAGCCACTGAGCAACGCGGTGTCACTCCCGGCAGAGCAACCGCCGCATAGCCGCATAATGGCCGCCTACCGCGCCGAACGCGGCACGAGCCCCGTGGCCATCGTACTGATTAGCCAGGTCCAGGGTTACGCCGCCCCCATTCGGTTGACCATTGCCATAAGCGCGCAAGGCCGACTGATAGGCACGCAAGTCATCGAACAGCAGGAAAGCCCTGGGCTGGGAGGACGCATCAACGATCCCCAGGTGAACTGGCTGGGGCAGTTCGCCAACCGTCGCCTGGAGGATCGTTGGGCAATCAAGCGTGACCAAGGTGATTTCGACCAACTGGCCGGCGCAACGGTCACCTCGCGTGCGGTGATCCAGGCACAGCAGGAGGCCCTGCGCTACTTCGACCAACATCGCGCACGTCTACTCGGAACGCTCAACCATGACTAG
- a CDS encoding RnfABCDGE type electron transport complex subunit D, translated as MSPTLASPDPRLRHAMGLVLLACLPGLLASLWLLGWGLLWSLALCAITAVCCEAVALALRNQPVTSALSDGSALVTAVLLALAMPTGAPWWLPMVAAGMAIGLGKQAFGGAGHNVFNPAMVGYAFVVLSFPLQMNHWPAHAPGFSASLQLVFAHGEQIDAWAGPTALDGLRHNRSLTIDELFASHPGFGNVGGHGSEWVNLAFLLGGLFLLQRKVFSWHAPVGLLAGLSLFSLLAWNGSGSDSNGSPLLHLLSGSTMLAAFFIATEPVSGPKTELARLLFGLGAGALIYLIRTWGSYPDGSAFAILLMNLAVPSLDRLASRYRQVRP; from the coding sequence ATGAGCCCGACCCTGGCATCCCCTGACCCTCGCCTGCGCCATGCCATGGGCCTGGTCTTGTTGGCCTGCCTGCCTGGCCTGCTGGCTTCGCTCTGGCTACTGGGCTGGGGCCTGCTCTGGAGCCTGGCGCTGTGTGCAATCACCGCCGTTTGCTGCGAGGCGGTAGCGCTTGCGTTGCGCAACCAGCCGGTCACATCGGCGTTGAGTGACGGCAGCGCCCTGGTCACTGCAGTGCTGCTCGCCCTCGCCATGCCCACCGGGGCGCCGTGGTGGTTGCCGATGGTTGCAGCGGGGATGGCCATAGGCCTGGGCAAGCAAGCGTTCGGCGGGGCCGGCCATAACGTGTTCAACCCGGCGATGGTTGGGTACGCCTTCGTGGTGCTGAGCTTTCCACTGCAGATGAACCACTGGCCAGCGCACGCACCAGGCTTCAGCGCCAGCCTGCAGCTGGTCTTCGCCCACGGCGAGCAGATCGACGCGTGGGCCGGCCCCACGGCACTCGACGGCCTCAGGCACAACCGCAGCCTGACCATCGATGAGCTGTTTGCCAGCCACCCAGGCTTCGGCAACGTTGGCGGCCATGGCAGCGAATGGGTCAATCTGGCGTTCTTGTTGGGTGGGCTATTTCTGTTGCAGCGCAAGGTATTCAGTTGGCATGCGCCAGTGGGTTTGCTGGCCGGATTGTCTCTGTTCAGCCTGCTGGCCTGGAATGGCTCCGGCTCGGACTCGAACGGCTCACCGCTGCTGCACCTGCTCAGCGGTTCGACCATGCTGGCAGCGTTTTTCATTGCCACGGAACCTGTTTCCGGCCCGAAGACCGAGCTCGCCCGACTGCTGTTCGGGCTGGGCGCCGGGGCACTGATCTACCTGATCAGGACTTGGGGTAGTTACCCCGATGGTAGCGCTTTCGCCATCCTGCTGATGAACCTTGCGGTACCCTCCCTGGACCGCCTGGCCTCAAGGTATCGGCAGGTGAGGCCATGA
- a CDS encoding Rnf-Nqr domain containing protein, with amino-acid sequence MNDYVLMLISAALVSHLFLRRQPASRLRVHVCGLAGALSIMLAVTGGQLLEHLIVAPWQLQHLRLFLLLPWQALLAWGIPQTLARLRPQWPTEGLAWPIVGNAVVLGMALQVVGEQLEWQATLSWAVLAGLGFWLALALFDDLNQRSEHAQVPEALRGLPIALLGAGVMGMALSGLSGMFTQ; translated from the coding sequence ATGAACGACTATGTCCTGATGCTGATCAGTGCCGCACTGGTCAGCCACCTGTTTTTGCGACGACAGCCTGCCTCCCGGCTGCGGGTCCATGTATGCGGCCTGGCCGGCGCGCTGTCGATCATGTTGGCAGTCACCGGCGGCCAATTGCTCGAACACCTGATCGTGGCGCCCTGGCAACTGCAGCACCTGCGTCTGTTCCTGCTGCTGCCCTGGCAGGCACTACTGGCGTGGGGCATCCCCCAGACGCTTGCCAGACTGCGGCCGCAATGGCCCACAGAGGGCCTCGCGTGGCCGATAGTGGGGAATGCCGTGGTGCTGGGCATGGCACTGCAGGTTGTAGGTGAACAGCTTGAATGGCAAGCCACGCTGAGCTGGGCTGTCCTGGCCGGGCTCGGCTTCTGGCTGGCCCTGGCGTTGTTTGACGACCTCAATCAGCGCAGCGAACACGCACAGGTGCCAGAGGCACTGCGCGGGCTACCCATCGCGCTGCTTGGCGCAGGTGTGATGGGCATGGCGCTCTCTGGCCTCAGCGGGATGTTCACGCAATGA
- the metG gene encoding methionine--tRNA ligase, translating to MSEPRQILVTSALPYANGSIHLGHMLEYIQTDMWVRFQKLRGNQCIYVCADDAHGSAIMLRAEKEGITPEQLIANVQAEHSTDFADFLVDFDNFHSTHSEENRELSSLIYSRLRDAGHIATRSVTQYFDPEKGMFLADRFIKGTCPKCAAEDQYGDNCEKCGATYAPTELKNPKSAISGATPVLRDSQHFFFKLPDFQAMLQQWTRSGTLQDAVANKLAEWLDAGLQEWDISRDAPYFGFEIPGEPGKYFYVWLDAPIGYMASFKNLCARRPELDFDAFWNKDSKAELYHFIGKDIVNFHALFWPAMLEGAGLRKPTAVNVHGYLTVNGAKMSKSRGTFIKARTYLDHLQPEYLRYYYAAKLGRGVDDLDLNLEDFVQKVNSDLVGKVVNIASRCAGFIHKGNDGVMVAGDAAPELTEAFLAAAPSIADAYEARDFGRAMREIMALADRANAWIADKAPWSLAKQEGKQDEVQAICAQGINLFRQLVIFLKPVLPVLAADAEAFLNVAPLAWDDHLSRLENHTLNPFKPLMSRIEPAKVEAMIAASKEDLLAAEGQAQAPAGNGELAKDPLSAEIEFDTFAAVDLRVALIVKAEAVPGADKLLQLTLDIGDERRNVFSGIKSAYPDPSLLEGRLTMMVANLKPRKMRFGISEGMVMAAGPGGEEIYLLSPDSGAKPGQRIK from the coding sequence ATGTCCGAGCCACGTCAGATTCTCGTCACCAGCGCCCTGCCCTATGCCAATGGGTCCATCCACCTTGGCCATATGCTCGAGTACATCCAGACGGATATGTGGGTTCGCTTCCAGAAATTGCGCGGCAACCAGTGCATCTATGTCTGTGCCGATGACGCCCACGGTTCGGCCATCATGCTGCGCGCCGAAAAGGAAGGCATCACGCCAGAGCAACTGATTGCCAACGTCCAGGCCGAGCACAGCACCGACTTTGCCGACTTCCTGGTGGATTTCGACAATTTCCACTCCACCCACAGCGAAGAAAACCGCGAACTGTCGAGCCTGATCTACTCGCGCCTGCGCGACGCCGGTCACATTGCCACCCGCTCGGTCACCCAGTACTTCGACCCTGAAAAGGGCATGTTCCTGGCCGACCGCTTCATCAAGGGCACCTGCCCCAAGTGCGCGGCCGAGGATCAGTACGGCGACAACTGTGAAAAATGCGGCGCCACGTACGCCCCGACCGAGCTGAAAAACCCCAAGTCGGCCATCTCCGGGGCCACCCCGGTACTGCGCGACTCGCAGCATTTCTTCTTCAAGCTGCCGGACTTCCAGGCCATGCTGCAGCAGTGGACCCGCAGCGGCACCCTGCAGGATGCGGTGGCCAACAAGCTCGCCGAATGGCTGGATGCCGGCCTGCAGGAATGGGATATCTCGCGTGATGCGCCGTACTTCGGCTTCGAGATCCCCGGCGAGCCTGGCAAATACTTCTATGTCTGGCTGGATGCGCCGATCGGCTACATGGCCAGCTTCAAGAACCTCTGCGCGCGCCGCCCGGAGCTGGATTTCGATGCGTTCTGGAACAAGGACTCCAAGGCCGAGCTGTACCACTTCATCGGCAAGGACATCGTCAACTTCCACGCCCTGTTCTGGCCTGCCATGCTCGAAGGCGCAGGCCTGCGCAAGCCGACAGCGGTCAACGTGCACGGCTACCTGACCGTCAATGGCGCGAAGATGTCGAAATCGCGCGGCACCTTCATCAAGGCCCGCACCTACCTGGATCACCTGCAGCCCGAATACCTGCGCTACTACTACGCCGCCAAACTGGGGCGCGGCGTCGATGACCTGGACCTCAACCTTGAGGACTTCGTGCAGAAGGTCAACTCCGACCTGGTCGGCAAAGTGGTCAACATCGCCAGCCGCTGCGCAGGCTTCATCCACAAAGGCAACGACGGCGTGATGGTTGCCGGCGACGCCGCCCCGGAGCTGACCGAGGCCTTCCTGGCTGCGGCTCCGAGCATCGCTGACGCGTATGAAGCCCGCGACTTTGGCCGTGCCATGCGCGAAATCATGGCCCTGGCCGACCGCGCCAATGCATGGATCGCCGACAAAGCGCCCTGGTCGCTGGCCAAGCAGGAAGGCAAGCAGGACGAAGTGCAGGCGATCTGTGCCCAGGGCATCAACCTGTTCCGCCAGTTGGTGATCTTCCTCAAGCCGGTATTGCCGGTGCTGGCCGCCGACGCCGAGGCGTTCCTGAATGTCGCGCCGCTGGCCTGGGACGACCACCTGTCGCGCCTGGAAAACCACACGCTCAACCCGTTCAAACCCCTGATGAGCCGCATAGAACCTGCCAAGGTCGAAGCCATGATTGCCGCCAGCAAGGAAGACCTGCTGGCAGCCGAAGGCCAAGCCCAGGCGCCGGCCGGCAATGGCGAACTGGCCAAGGACCCGCTGTCGGCAGAGATCGAATTCGACACCTTCGCGGCCGTCGACCTGCGCGTGGCGCTGATCGTCAAGGCCGAAGCGGTGCCAGGTGCCGACAAGCTGCTGCAACTGACCCTGGACATCGGTGACGAGCGCCGCAACGTGTTCTCGGGTATCAAGTCGGCTTACCCTGACCCATCCCTGCTCGAAGGCCGGCTGACCATGATGGTTGCCAACCTCAAGCCGCGGAAAATGCGCTTTGGCATTTCCGAGGGCATGGTCATGGCAGCAGGCCCTGGCGGTGAAGAAATCTACCTGCTCAGCCCTGACAGTGGCGCAAAACCAGGCCAGCGTATCAAGTAA
- the apbC gene encoding iron-sulfur cluster carrier protein ApbC, with protein MSAVTRAAVEGVLRQYTDPYLNQDPVSAGCVRAIDIQGGQVAVQLQLGYAAGLFKNGWAQVLQTAIENLDGVSSAQVTIDCVVAAHKAQAQVPAMANVKNIVAVASGKGGVGKSTTAANLALALAREGARVGILDADIYGPSQGVMFGIAEGTRPQIREQKWFVPIKAHGVEVMSMAFLTDDNTPMVWRGPMVSGALLQLVTQTAWDDLDYLVIDMPPGTGDIQLTLAQKVPVAGSVIVTTPQDLALLDAKKGVEMFRKVNIPVLGVVENMAVHICSNCGHAEHLFGEGGGEKLAAQYGVELLASLPLSMLIREQADSGKPTAIAEPQSQIAMVYQELARQVGARIVLQEAAAPAMPSITISED; from the coding sequence ATGAGTGCCGTCACCCGTGCCGCCGTCGAAGGCGTGCTTCGTCAGTACACCGACCCTTATCTGAACCAAGACCCGGTCAGCGCCGGCTGTGTGCGTGCCATCGACATCCAGGGCGGGCAGGTCGCTGTGCAGCTGCAGCTGGGGTATGCCGCCGGTTTGTTCAAAAATGGCTGGGCGCAGGTGCTGCAGACCGCGATCGAGAACCTTGACGGTGTCAGCTCGGCCCAGGTAACGATCGACTGCGTAGTCGCCGCGCACAAGGCTCAGGCCCAGGTGCCGGCCATGGCCAACGTCAAGAACATCGTTGCCGTGGCCTCGGGCAAGGGCGGTGTCGGCAAGTCGACCACCGCCGCCAACCTGGCCTTGGCCCTGGCCCGCGAAGGGGCACGAGTGGGCATCCTCGACGCCGATATCTACGGCCCCAGCCAGGGCGTGATGTTCGGTATCGCCGAAGGCACGCGGCCGCAGATTCGCGAGCAGAAGTGGTTCGTGCCGATCAAGGCGCATGGGGTTGAAGTCATGTCGATGGCGTTCCTCACCGATGACAACACACCCATGGTATGGCGTGGCCCGATGGTTTCTGGTGCGCTGCTGCAACTGGTGACCCAGACTGCCTGGGATGACCTCGATTACCTGGTGATCGACATGCCGCCAGGTACCGGCGATATCCAGCTGACGCTGGCGCAGAAGGTTCCAGTTGCAGGCTCGGTGATCGTTACCACGCCGCAGGACCTGGCGCTGCTGGATGCGAAGAAAGGCGTGGAGATGTTCCGCAAGGTCAACATCCCGGTGCTGGGCGTGGTCGAGAACATGGCGGTGCACATCTGCTCCAATTGCGGCCATGCCGAGCACCTGTTCGGTGAAGGTGGTGGCGAGAAGCTGGCGGCGCAGTATGGGGTGGAACTGTTGGCTTCACTGCCCTTGTCGATGCTGATCCGTGAGCAGGCCGACAGCGGCAAGCCGACTGCGATTGCCGAGCCACAAAGCCAGATCGCCATGGTTTACCAGGAACTGGCGCGCCAGGTTGGGGCGCGGATCGTATTGCAGGAAGCGGCTGCGCCCGCGATGCCGAGCATTACCATCAGCGAAGATTGA
- a CDS encoding cold-shock protein, with protein MSNRQSGTVKWFNDEKGYGFITPQSGDDLFVHFKAIQADGFKTLKEGQAVTFVATRGQKGMQAEEVQIA; from the coding sequence ATGTCCAACCGTCAATCCGGTACCGTTAAGTGGTTCAACGATGAGAAAGGCTACGGCTTCATCACCCCTCAGTCGGGCGACGATCTGTTCGTACACTTCAAAGCCATCCAAGCTGACGGCTTCAAAACCCTGAAAGAAGGCCAGGCTGTTACTTTCGTCGCTACCCGCGGCCAGAAAGGCATGCAGGCTGAAGAAGTTCAAATCGCCTAA
- the dcd gene encoding dCTP deaminase — protein sequence MSIKSDKWIRRMAQEHGMIEPFVERQVRGEHDSRVISFGVSSYGYDVRCADEFKVFTNINSATVDPKNFDAGSFVDIKSDVCIIPPNSFALARTVEYFRIPRNVLTICLGKSTYARCGIIVNVTPLEPEWEGHVTLEFSNTTTLPAKIYANEGVAQMLFLESDEECEVSYKDRGGKYQGQRGVTLPRT from the coding sequence ATGAGCATCAAATCGGACAAGTGGATTCGCCGCATGGCGCAGGAACACGGCATGATCGAGCCGTTCGTCGAGCGCCAGGTGCGCGGCGAGCACGACAGCCGGGTGATCTCGTTCGGCGTCTCCAGCTACGGTTACGACGTGCGCTGCGCCGATGAATTCAAGGTGTTCACCAACATCAACTCGGCCACCGTCGACCCGAAAAACTTCGACGCCGGCAGCTTCGTCGACATCAAGAGCGATGTCTGCATCATCCCGCCGAACTCCTTTGCCCTGGCCCGCACCGTGGAATACTTCCGCATTCCGCGCAATGTCCTGACCATCTGTCTGGGCAAGAGCACCTATGCCCGCTGCGGCATCATCGTCAACGTCACCCCGCTCGAGCCAGAGTGGGAAGGCCATGTGACGCTGGAGTTCTCCAACACTACCACGTTGCCGGCCAAGATCTACGCCAACGAAGGCGTGGCGCAGATGCTCTTCCTCGAATCCGACGAAGAATGCGAAGTGTCGTACAAAGACCGTGGTGGCAAGTACCAGGGCCAGCGCGGCGTCACCCTGCCACGCACCTGA
- the pdeM gene encoding ligase-associated DNA damage response endonuclease PdeM, whose amino-acid sequence MSKHLTIEHCGQTLWLMPDRALYWPARRALLVADVHIGKAASYRALHQPVPRGTTETTLKRLNALLAACDCEQLIILGDFLHARTAQAPATMAQLKAWREQHSGLRIVLVRGNHDRHAGDPPADLNIEVAEEPWLLAPFALQHEPVAHPEHPVLCGHVHPVFVLRGRARQRLRLPCFLMDQQVSLLPAFGEFTGGWNVEPRQESRIYLAGTDQVWALQG is encoded by the coding sequence ATGAGCAAGCACCTGACCATCGAGCATTGCGGGCAAACGCTGTGGCTGATGCCAGACCGCGCGCTCTATTGGCCGGCACGCCGCGCATTGCTGGTCGCGGACGTGCATATCGGCAAAGCCGCCAGCTACCGTGCGCTACACCAACCCGTGCCGCGCGGCACCACCGAAACCACACTCAAGCGCCTGAACGCACTGCTGGCAGCCTGTGACTGCGAGCAGTTGATCATTCTTGGCGACTTCTTGCATGCCCGAACTGCCCAGGCGCCTGCCACCATGGCGCAGCTGAAGGCTTGGCGAGAACAGCACAGTGGTTTGCGCATCGTACTGGTACGCGGTAACCACGACCGCCATGCCGGTGATCCTCCAGCCGACCTGAATATCGAGGTAGCAGAAGAACCTTGGCTGCTGGCACCGTTCGCGCTTCAGCACGAACCGGTCGCCCACCCCGAACACCCCGTGCTGTGCGGCCATGTGCACCCGGTATTCGTCCTGCGCGGCCGCGCTCGCCAGCGGCTCAGGCTGCCCTGCTTCCTGATGGACCAGCAGGTCAGCCTGTTACCGGCGTTCGGCGAATTCACCGGGGGGTGGAATGTCGAACCCAGGCAAGAGAGCCGTATCTATCTTGCGGGCACAGACCAGGTCTGGGCCCTGCAAGGGTGA
- a CDS encoding ligase-associated DNA damage response DEXH box helicase → MPSPPDIANAWFRMRNWTPFAFQRQTWAAVERGESGLLHASTGAGKTYALWLAALRAFAKQGAGRQPAPLQVLWITPMRALAADTARALQAPLDDLGLNWSVGVRSGDTGSAERARQARRLPSTLITTPESLTLLLTRAKACDDFASLRMVVVDEWHELLGNKRGVQLQLALARLRRWQPQLVTWGLSATLGNLPHALEVLVPNGGRLIKGRQDKRLVVDTLLPEAIERFPWAGHMGLKMLAQVARELDTSASSLVFTNTRAQAELWYQALLDARPDWAGQIALHHASLARATRDWVELSLKQGTLKAVICTSSLDLGVDFLPVERVLQIGSAKGVARLMQRAGRSGHAPGRQSRVTLVPTHSLELVEAAAARSAIAAGHIEARRSPRLCMDVLVQHLVSMALGCGFRPAELLTEVRSTWAFGDLRDSQWQWALDFVCHGGSSLGAYPDYQRVEAHSDGIWRVVSERLARRHRMGIGTIVSDASLQLKYWSKGGGGKHLGSVEEAFIARLRPGDTLVFAGRILELVRVENMTAYVRRSTARKAAVARWNGGRMPLSSELADALVEKLDAAAHGHFDDPEMRTVRPLLALQGQWSALPTTQTLLAETLATRQGWHLFVYPFAGRMANLGLANLIAWRVSRNQPLSVSIAVSDYGFELLSPAPVDWASHLPAALSTEHLLDDVLASLNASEMALRRFREIAQISGLVFSGYPGAQKSTRQIQASSGLFYEVFRKHDADNLLLGQARDEVLREELEIERLQDQLAKMSKLRLDVRELRRPGPLAFTLLVEGMRETLSTEKLADRIARMVADLEKAAGTKA, encoded by the coding sequence ATGCCAAGCCCTCCCGACATTGCCAATGCCTGGTTTCGCATGCGCAACTGGACGCCCTTCGCCTTCCAGCGGCAAACCTGGGCGGCGGTCGAGCGTGGCGAGTCGGGGCTGCTGCATGCCAGTACCGGCGCCGGCAAGACCTACGCCCTGTGGCTGGCCGCACTGCGCGCCTTCGCCAAGCAGGGCGCAGGGCGGCAGCCGGCGCCATTGCAGGTCTTGTGGATTACCCCCATGCGCGCGCTGGCGGCCGATACCGCACGCGCCTTGCAAGCGCCGCTGGACGACCTTGGCCTGAACTGGAGTGTCGGCGTGCGCAGCGGCGACACCGGCAGCGCCGAGCGCGCCCGGCAGGCCCGGCGCCTGCCGAGTACATTGATCACCACCCCCGAGAGCCTGACCCTGCTATTGACGCGGGCCAAAGCCTGCGATGATTTCGCCAGTCTGCGCATGGTCGTGGTGGATGAATGGCACGAGCTGCTCGGCAACAAGCGCGGCGTACAGTTGCAATTGGCCCTCGCCCGTTTGCGTCGCTGGCAACCGCAACTGGTGACCTGGGGGCTGTCTGCCACCTTGGGCAACCTGCCGCATGCACTCGAGGTGCTGGTGCCCAACGGTGGCCGGCTGATAAAGGGCCGCCAGGACAAGCGCCTGGTAGTCGACACACTCCTGCCCGAGGCCATCGAACGCTTTCCCTGGGCAGGGCACATGGGGCTGAAGATGCTCGCTCAGGTCGCCCGGGAGCTCGATACCAGTGCCAGCAGCCTGGTATTCACCAACACCCGTGCCCAAGCCGAGCTGTGGTACCAGGCCCTGCTTGACGCCCGTCCCGACTGGGCTGGGCAAATTGCCCTGCACCACGCCTCGCTGGCCCGCGCAACCCGCGACTGGGTGGAACTGAGCCTCAAGCAGGGCACGCTCAAGGCCGTGATCTGCACCTCCAGCCTGGACCTGGGTGTGGACTTCTTGCCCGTGGAACGGGTGTTGCAAATTGGCTCGGCCAAGGGCGTCGCCCGCCTGATGCAACGGGCTGGGCGCTCCGGGCACGCGCCGGGGCGCCAGTCACGGGTCACCCTGGTGCCGACGCACAGCCTGGAGCTGGTCGAGGCCGCAGCCGCACGCAGTGCAATTGCGGCAGGCCATATCGAGGCCCGTCGCTCCCCGCGGCTGTGCATGGATGTGCTGGTTCAGCACTTGGTCAGCATGGCGCTGGGCTGCGGCTTTCGCCCCGCTGAGCTACTCACCGAGGTACGCAGCACCTGGGCCTTCGGCGATTTACGCGACAGCCAGTGGCAGTGGGCATTGGATTTTGTCTGCCACGGCGGCAGCTCGCTCGGCGCCTACCCCGATTACCAGCGCGTCGAGGCCCACAGCGATGGTATCTGGCGGGTCGTCAGTGAGCGGCTGGCGCGGCGACACCGCATGGGCATCGGCACCATCGTCAGCGACGCCAGCCTGCAGCTCAAGTATTGGAGCAAAGGCGGCGGTGGCAAGCATCTGGGAAGTGTCGAGGAAGCCTTTATCGCCCGCCTGCGCCCGGGCGATACCCTGGTGTTCGCCGGGCGGATACTCGAGCTTGTCAGGGTGGAGAACATGACCGCCTATGTACGCCGCAGCACTGCCCGCAAAGCCGCCGTAGCGCGCTGGAATGGCGGGCGCATGCCGCTGTCCAGCGAGCTGGCCGATGCCCTGGTGGAAAAACTCGACGCCGCAGCCCACGGCCACTTCGACGACCCTGAAATGCGCACGGTGCGGCCCTTGCTCGCACTCCAAGGGCAATGGTCGGCCTTGCCCACCACGCAGACGCTGCTGGCCGAAACCCTTGCCACACGCCAAGGCTGGCACCTGTTCGTCTACCCGTTCGCCGGCCGCATGGCCAACCTTGGCCTGGCCAACCTGATTGCCTGGCGGGTCAGCCGCAACCAGCCGCTTTCGGTATCCATTGCCGTCAGCGACTACGGCTTCGAACTGCTTAGCCCAGCCCCTGTGGACTGGGCGAGCCACCTGCCCGCAGCGCTGTCCACAGAGCACCTGCTGGACGATGTACTGGCCAGCCTGAACGCCAGTGAAATGGCCTTGCGGCGCTTTCGCGAAATCGCCCAGATCTCCGGGCTGGTGTTCAGCGGGTACCCTGGCGCGCAGAAAAGCACCCGGCAGATCCAGGCTTCCAGCGGGCTGTTCTACGAGGTATTTCGCAAACATGACGCCGATAACCTGCTGCTTGGCCAGGCGCGCGATGAGGTACTGCGTGAAGAACTGGAGATCGAACGCTTGCAAGATCAATTGGCGAAAATGAGCAAGCTGCGCCTGGATGTGCGTGAGCTTCGACGGCCCGGGCCCTTGGCTTTCACCCTACTGGTCGAAGGTATGCGTGAGACCCTGAGCACAGAAAAGCTGGCCGATCGCATTGCGCGCATGGTGGCGGACCTCGAAAAAGCCGCAGGCACGAAAGCATGA
- a CDS encoding succinylglutamate desuccinylase/aspartoacylase family protein: MHHSTHDLLSPVPGIIRQLHSFHFGPRGGAKVYIQASLHADELPGMLVAWHLKRRLAELEQQGRLRREIVLVPVANPVGLEQVMLDAPLGRFELQSGENFNRNFVDLSDTIGDQVEGHLTQDADHNRTLIREYLRRGLDAHPAHTPLQSQRLTLQRLACDADLILDLHCDFEAVEHLYTTPEAWPQVEPLARYLGAQASLLATDSGGQSFDECFSLVWWQLQQRFGKRFPIPLGSVSVTVELRGQADVSHDLASHDCQAILDYLIHAEVIESPAAPLPPLPRAATPLAAVEPISAPLGGLLVYHARPGQYLEAGQLVAEVIDPLSDRVTAVRNRQPGLLYARSVRRMATTGMVIAHVAGEQVCRSGYLLAN; the protein is encoded by the coding sequence ATGCACCATTCGACACACGACCTGCTCTCGCCCGTACCGGGCATCATTCGCCAACTCCACAGCTTCCACTTCGGCCCCCGCGGTGGCGCCAAGGTGTACATACAGGCCTCGCTGCATGCCGATGAGTTACCCGGCATGCTGGTGGCCTGGCACCTCAAGCGTCGCCTGGCCGAACTGGAGCAGCAAGGGCGCCTGCGCCGCGAAATCGTCCTGGTGCCGGTGGCCAACCCGGTAGGCCTGGAGCAAGTGATGCTTGACGCACCACTGGGTCGTTTCGAATTACAGAGCGGCGAGAACTTCAACCGCAACTTCGTCGACCTTTCCGACACCATCGGCGACCAGGTGGAGGGCCACCTGACCCAGGATGCTGACCACAACCGTACCTTGATCCGCGAATACCTGCGCCGTGGCCTGGACGCACACCCGGCACACACACCACTGCAGTCCCAGCGCCTGACCCTGCAGCGGCTGGCCTGCGATGCCGACCTGATTCTGGACCTGCACTGCGACTTCGAGGCGGTGGAACACCTCTACACCACCCCGGAAGCCTGGCCTCAAGTAGAGCCGCTGGCCCGCTACCTGGGTGCCCAGGCCAGCTTGCTGGCCACCGATTCCGGCGGGCAGTCGTTCGACGAATGCTTCAGCCTGGTCTGGTGGCAGTTGCAGCAACGCTTCGGCAAGCGCTTCCCGATCCCATTGGGTAGCGTGTCGGTAACGGTCGAGTTGCGTGGCCAGGCCGATGTCAGCCATGACCTGGCCAGCCATGACTGCCAGGCGATCCTCGATTACCTGATTCACGCCGAAGTCATCGAAAGCCCTGCAGCGCCCTTGCCCCCCCTGCCCCGAGCCGCGACGCCCCTCGCTGCCGTAGAACCGATCTCGGCCCCGCTCGGTGGGCTGCTGGTGTACCACGCCCGCCCCGGTCAGTACCTTGAGGCAGGGCAACTGGTCGCGGAGGTCATCGACCCGCTCAGCGACCGGGTGACGGCCGTGCGCAACCGCCAGCCTGGCCTGCTGTATGCCCGCAGCGTTCGGCGCATGGCCACGACGGGCATGGTCATCGCCCATGTCGCCGGTGAACAGGTGTGTCGCAGCGGTTACCTGCTGGCCAACTGA